In Pseudomonas sp. MM213, a genomic segment contains:
- a CDS encoding ATPase — MKLALVSTLSFAAVLTGCSIPTAPTAVSSLDGIFSAPVGRSNATHVASGGQVSLGIVYSRNTQTNRAYLQDYQANAGTGFGQNLLVQPIHDAYVATSKPDLAVDWVKASLQRQFGSVTVYPDMQSLRAAKPDVVAIVDTRSQLITSRSSDIKADVSADFYDTNFNYIGTAQGHDAKALSPVWADYKRSEEIVADINEQQNVQVRALQKFDQSLSNLLTGPTDKVSMIDNKAGWKLY, encoded by the coding sequence ATGAAACTTGCACTTGTCAGCACCTTGTCGTTTGCCGCTGTTTTAACCGGCTGCTCAATTCCCACTGCACCGACGGCAGTTTCTTCACTCGACGGTATCTTCAGCGCACCCGTCGGCCGCAGCAACGCCACCCATGTCGCCAGCGGCGGACAGGTCTCGCTGGGCATCGTCTACAGCCGCAACACCCAGACTAACCGCGCCTACCTGCAGGACTATCAGGCCAATGCCGGCACCGGTTTCGGCCAGAATCTGCTGGTACAACCGATTCACGATGCCTACGTCGCCACCTCCAAACCCGACCTGGCGGTGGATTGGGTCAAGGCCTCGTTGCAGCGCCAGTTCGGCTCGGTCACGGTGTACCCGGACATGCAAAGCCTCAGGGCGGCGAAACCGGACGTGGTCGCGATTGTCGACACCCGCAGCCAATTGATCACCTCACGCAGCTCGGATATCAAGGCCGATGTAAGTGCGGATTTTTATGATACCAACTTCAATTACATCGGGACTGCACAAGGGCATGACGCCAAAGCATTGAGCCCGGTGTGGGCGGACTATAAACGCAGCGAAGAGATCGTGGCGGATATTAATGAACAGCAGAATGTGCAAGTTCGGGCATTGCAGAAGTTTGACCAGTCGCTCAGTAATTTATTGACCGGGCCGACAGATAAAGTGTCGATGATCGATAATAAAGCTGGCTGGAAGTTGTATTGA
- a CDS encoding cupin domain-containing protein codes for MKVLRLLATPLAVLALSVSASAFAHDPSEKVTILQDEVLKNVPGKKALMIEVDYKPGQSSIAHKHEGTAMAYVISGSITSQVKGEQPKTYKAGEYWYEAAGSEHLVSKNASATKPAKLLVFMVLSPDEKVLIPLEN; via the coding sequence ATGAAAGTTTTGCGTTTATTGGCCACCCCGCTTGCCGTCCTCGCCCTGAGCGTTTCTGCCTCGGCATTCGCCCACGACCCTTCGGAAAAAGTCACGATTCTGCAAGATGAAGTACTGAAGAACGTCCCGGGCAAAAAGGCGCTGATGATCGAAGTCGACTACAAGCCGGGCCAGTCCTCCATCGCCCACAAGCACGAAGGCACCGCAATGGCGTATGTGATTTCGGGCTCGATCACTTCCCAGGTGAAAGGCGAGCAACCGAAAACCTACAAGGCTGGCGAGTACTGGTATGAAGCCGCCGGTTCGGAGCATCTGGTCTCGAAAAATGCCAGCGCAACCAAGCCGGCCAAACTCCTGGTGTTCATGGTGTTGTCCCCCGACGAGAAAGTGCTGATCCCATTGGAAAACTGA
- a CDS encoding putative quinol monooxygenase, whose protein sequence is MSNEVINTVKVQAAAGRSDELGKQLQKIVETLREQPGCESYMVDRCPEDSNRWNVSARWQSEAAMQSHFNTPQAQGFIDLIDCQLANAVDFNSFPIR, encoded by the coding sequence ATGTCCAACGAAGTGATCAACACCGTAAAGGTGCAGGCCGCAGCCGGCCGCTCGGACGAACTGGGTAAGCAACTGCAAAAGATTGTCGAAACCCTGCGTGAACAACCGGGCTGCGAATCCTATATGGTCGACCGCTGCCCCGAGGACAGCAACCGCTGGAACGTCAGCGCCCGCTGGCAATCGGAAGCGGCCATGCAATCGCATTTCAACACCCCACAGGCGCAAGGTTTCATCGACCTGATCGATTGCCAATTGGCGAACGCCGTGGACTTCAACAGCTTCCCGATCCGTTAA
- the pdxR gene encoding MocR-like pyridoxine biosynthesis transcription factor PdxR, with translation MELHVVINGRKDLAGQLYNQLRSAIESGRLAAGTQLPPSRLLAEQLGISRKTISDTYAQLTYENFLTGVIGKGTYVNARTAKAQPKQSHSQLASAEVIESWRNLPVFLRHPTLEGSLRYDFIGGATSKGQFPQDDWRRCTSHALRQMSGSKGFYSLPEGLPSLRNAIARHIAFSRGVNCQDEDVVVCNGAQQALDLISRVITRPGSIVAMEDPGYPPAHLLFGSHGATVIGVPVDADGIQVDQIPLGTRLIYVTPSHQFPLGMPMSQARRVALLERAYELGAIIIEDDYDSEFRYEGRPTDSLQSMDERGIVAYVGTFSKTLLPELRLGYAILPPAILEAVIRAKQLTDLHTSTLPQWALAKFIAEGCLLKHIRRCHTIYAGRRERILTRIAGDLSPWLEAIPSTAGFHMVLMCKVPIDMPLLIELAKKVEVGLYSIDTFYYQRAPQAGLLMGFGAIETLDIDTALDRLRDIFQQIA, from the coding sequence ATGGAACTTCATGTTGTCATCAACGGCCGCAAGGACCTGGCAGGCCAGTTGTACAACCAACTGCGCAGCGCCATCGAATCCGGTCGTCTGGCAGCCGGGACGCAATTACCGCCCAGCCGTCTGCTGGCCGAACAGCTGGGCATCTCGCGCAAGACCATTTCCGACACGTACGCACAACTGACCTATGAAAACTTCCTGACCGGGGTGATCGGCAAAGGCACCTACGTCAATGCCCGGACGGCCAAAGCGCAACCCAAGCAAAGCCATTCGCAGTTGGCGAGTGCCGAAGTCATCGAGTCGTGGCGCAATTTGCCGGTGTTTTTGCGTCATCCGACGCTGGAAGGCTCGCTGCGTTATGACTTCATCGGTGGCGCTACCAGCAAGGGCCAGTTTCCGCAGGACGATTGGCGGCGCTGCACCTCCCACGCGCTGCGTCAGATGTCCGGTTCCAAGGGCTTCTACAGCTTGCCTGAAGGCCTGCCGTCGCTGCGCAATGCGATCGCCCGGCACATCGCGTTTTCCCGTGGGGTGAATTGCCAGGACGAAGACGTGGTGGTGTGCAACGGTGCGCAACAAGCGCTGGACCTGATCTCCCGCGTGATCACGCGCCCCGGCAGCATCGTCGCCATGGAAGACCCCGGTTACCCGCCCGCGCACCTGCTGTTCGGCAGCCACGGCGCCACGGTGATCGGCGTACCGGTCGACGCAGACGGCATCCAGGTCGACCAAATCCCCCTTGGCACCCGGCTGATTTATGTCACGCCGTCCCACCAGTTTCCGCTCGGCATGCCGATGAGCCAGGCACGTCGCGTGGCGCTGCTGGAGCGCGCCTACGAGTTGGGCGCGATCATCATCGAGGACGATTACGACAGCGAATTCCGCTACGAAGGCCGGCCCACCGACTCGCTGCAAAGCATGGATGAGCGCGGGATCGTCGCCTACGTCGGGACCTTTTCGAAAACCCTGCTGCCGGAACTGCGCCTCGGCTACGCGATTTTGCCGCCGGCGATTCTCGAAGCGGTGATCCGCGCCAAGCAACTCACCGACCTGCACACCTCCACCCTGCCCCAATGGGCACTGGCCAAATTCATTGCCGAAGGCTGCCTGCTCAAGCACATCCGGCGCTGTCATACGATCTACGCCGGGCGTCGCGAACGCATCCTCACGCGTATCGCTGGTGACCTGTCTCCCTGGCTCGAAGCGATCCCGAGTACGGCAGGTTTTCACATGGTGCTTATGTGCAAAGTGCCTATCGATATGCCATTGCTGATCGAACTGGCGAAAAAGGTCGAAGTCGGGCTGTATTCCATCGACACCTTTTACTACCAGCGGGCCCCGCAGGCTGGGCTTCTCATGGGGTTTGGTGCCATCGAAACCCTGGACATCGACACCGCGCTGGACCGCTTGCGTGACATTTTTCAGCAAATCGCCTGA